A genome region from Mycolicibacterium litorale includes the following:
- a CDS encoding propanediol/glycerol family dehydratase large subunit: MRILDAKPVNLDGFSVTDPALGLVAMRSPHDPEPSLVVRDGQVVELDGKPVEDFDVIDEFIARYGLDLAVAEEAMALDDAALARMAVDVNVPRAEVVRLIGGTTPAKLARVLAVLTPVEMQMAMHKMRARRTPSNQAHVTNQLDDPLLIAADAASAVAYGFREVETTVPVFGDAPSNAIALLIGSQVGVPGAMAQCSIEEAMELRLGLRGLTSYAETISIYGTEQVFVDGDDTPFSKAILTAAYASRGLKMRVTSGGGAEVLMGAAEKCSILYLESRCVSLARALGSQGVQNGGIDGVGVVASVPEGMKELLAENLMVMMRDLESCAGNDNLISESDIRRSAHTLPVLLAGADFIFSGFGSIPRYDNAFALSNFNADDMDDFLVLQRDWGADGGLRTVSPEDLARVRRRAATAVQAVYRDLGLADFDDDRIDAVVVANDSRDLPAGDPKAVAEAATSIEAKQLTVFDVVAALHRTGYAPEAEAIMRLTRERLRGDQLQTSAIFDDQFRVLSKITDPNDYAGPGTGYSPTEERRAEIDGIRQERTAAELTADQAEHQGHLVFTEVEPARQGSDPREVCIGLSPALGRSVWLSLCGLTVGEVLRQISAGLEEEGCVPRLVRIRSTIDVGLIGLTAARLSGSGIGIGLQGKGTALIHRRDLAPLANLELFSVAPLLTAKMYRELGRNAARHAKGMAPLPILAGGTDESISARYHARAVALVALERQACEPGQAPITVEAKRV, translated from the coding sequence ATGCGAATTCTGGATGCGAAACCGGTCAATCTCGACGGATTCAGCGTCACCGACCCAGCGTTGGGGCTGGTCGCCATGCGCAGCCCGCACGACCCCGAGCCGTCGTTGGTCGTGCGTGACGGGCAGGTCGTCGAACTCGACGGCAAGCCGGTGGAGGACTTCGACGTCATCGACGAGTTCATCGCCCGCTACGGCCTCGACCTCGCGGTCGCCGAGGAGGCGATGGCGCTCGACGATGCGGCGCTGGCGCGGATGGCCGTCGACGTCAACGTGCCCCGCGCGGAGGTCGTGCGGCTGATCGGCGGCACCACGCCGGCCAAACTCGCACGGGTGCTCGCGGTGTTGACGCCGGTCGAGATGCAGATGGCGATGCACAAGATGCGCGCGCGGCGCACCCCGAGCAATCAGGCGCACGTCACCAACCAGCTCGACGATCCGCTGCTGATTGCTGCCGACGCAGCGAGCGCGGTGGCGTACGGCTTCCGCGAGGTCGAGACGACGGTGCCGGTGTTCGGCGACGCACCGTCGAACGCGATCGCGCTGCTGATCGGCAGCCAGGTCGGTGTCCCGGGCGCGATGGCGCAGTGCTCGATCGAAGAGGCGATGGAACTGCGGCTCGGCCTGCGCGGCTTGACCAGCTACGCCGAAACCATCTCGATCTACGGCACCGAGCAGGTCTTCGTCGACGGGGACGACACCCCGTTCTCCAAGGCGATCTTGACCGCCGCCTACGCCTCGCGCGGGTTGAAGATGCGCGTCACCAGCGGCGGCGGCGCCGAGGTGCTGATGGGCGCAGCCGAGAAGTGCTCGATCCTCTACCTCGAATCGCGGTGTGTGTCGCTGGCGCGGGCGCTGGGCTCCCAGGGCGTGCAGAACGGCGGCATCGACGGGGTCGGGGTGGTGGCGTCGGTGCCCGAGGGCATGAAGGAGCTGCTCGCCGAGAACCTGATGGTGATGATGCGCGATCTTGAGTCGTGTGCGGGCAACGACAACCTGATCTCCGAATCGGATATCCGCCGCAGCGCGCACACCCTGCCGGTGCTGCTGGCCGGCGCGGACTTCATCTTCTCCGGGTTCGGCTCGATTCCGCGCTACGACAACGCTTTTGCGCTGTCGAACTTCAACGCCGATGACATGGACGACTTCCTGGTGCTGCAGCGGGATTGGGGCGCCGACGGCGGTCTGCGCACGGTGTCGCCCGAGGATCTGGCGCGGGTGCGCAGGCGGGCGGCGACGGCGGTGCAGGCCGTCTACCGTGACCTCGGGCTGGCTGATTTCGACGACGACCGCATCGACGCGGTCGTGGTCGCCAACGATTCGCGGGACCTGCCCGCCGGTGACCCCAAGGCCGTCGCGGAGGCGGCCACCTCGATCGAGGCCAAACAGCTCACGGTGTTCGACGTGGTCGCGGCGCTGCATCGCACCGGCTACGCACCGGAGGCCGAGGCGATCATGCGCCTGACCCGCGAACGCCTGCGCGGCGACCAGCTGCAGACCTCGGCGATCTTCGACGACCAGTTCCGCGTGCTGTCGAAGATCACCGATCCGAATGACTACGCCGGGCCGGGCACCGGATACTCGCCGACCGAGGAGCGCCGCGCGGAGATCGACGGGATCCGGCAGGAACGCACCGCCGCCGAACTCACCGCCGACCAGGCCGAGCATCAGGGCCATCTGGTCTTCACCGAGGTCGAACCGGCTCGCCAGGGCAGCGACCCGCGGGAGGTGTGCATCGGGCTGTCCCCGGCGCTGGGGCGTTCGGTGTGGCTGTCGCTGTGCGGTCTGACGGTCGGTGAGGTGCTGCGGCAGATCTCTGCCGGGCTGGAGGAGGAGGGCTGCGTCCCGCGCCTGGTGCGGATCCGCTCGACCATCGACGTCGGGCTGATCGGGTTGACCGCGGCCCGGCTGTCAGGCTCCGGCATCGGAATCGGATTGCAGGGCAAGGGAACCGCGCTCATCCACCGCCGGGACCTGGCGCCGCTGGCGAACCTCGAACTGTTCAGTGTCGCCCCGCTGCTCACCGCGAAGATGTACCGGGAGTTGGGCCGCAACGCCGCCAGGCACGCCAAGGGGATGGCGCCGCTGCCGATCCTCGCCGGCGGCACCGACGAGTCCATCTCCGCCCGCTACCACGCCCGCGCGGTCGCGCTCGTGGCACTGGAACGTCAGGCCTGCGAACCCGGACAGGCGCCGATCACCGTGGAGGCCAAGCGCGTATGA
- a CDS encoding diol dehydratase small subunit, whose product MTEKFTVAAAVDGKLTLSDLRMDPTTLAYQAVVAEENGNPQLAENFLRAAELAVIDDDAVMGLYEALRPYRSTAAELEALRVSLETRGASRCAELVRQAADVYARRGLLR is encoded by the coding sequence ATGACCGAGAAATTCACCGTGGCGGCAGCGGTCGACGGCAAGCTGACGCTGTCGGATCTTCGGATGGACCCCACCACGCTGGCCTACCAGGCGGTCGTCGCCGAGGAGAACGGCAACCCGCAGCTGGCCGAGAACTTCCTGCGCGCAGCGGAATTGGCGGTCATCGACGACGACGCGGTGATGGGCCTCTACGAAGCGCTGCGCCCGTACCGGTCGACGGCCGCCGAACTCGAGGCGCTGCGGGTGTCGCTGGAGACCCGCGGTGCCTCGCGGTGTGCCGAACTGGTCCGGCAGGCCGCCGACGTCTACGCCAGGCGAGGCCTGCTGCGGTGA
- a CDS encoding diol dehydratase reactivase ATPase-like domain-containing protein produces the protein MSVVAGCDVGNHTTEIVLARVDDGGVQPLTYGQSPTRGRKGSVESLEGAAALLHRLEVEAQVRVDEVVLATIRPVDTATAPLAPATSPRAPVRSLRRPDASTPAGAGYGVGRHVPLVDLTGPVHSEPVIVSVSAATDFEVAAQAVADGVARGWNIAGVLVAQDDAVLIRNRIPIDVPVVDEVDLDGLQRGALVAVEVVAEGRAYRAMADPIALSAALQLGHDRLHDVAEFTRELADAPAIAVTARTTPPDPPTVDDDYVACRVGGEIVRYAPAAAHSVLRLEPPGSAVEMRLRALPAAADGLAVDDAFFTDLAAIDNGAWLRRGVADARGTVVALLAADALTDAAATLSELSGRPARTLTTEPAAAARGAHTTPGLPPGAVVCDIGGGTVDLIGQGRTVTAAGAGETITTAVSRVLGIPRALAERVKRTPALRVEGPHVAHEEDGRRVFLDSPAPADAIGRLCTRGSAGLVPFSHRLAAEEWRSLRLAIKQETVASNIARCLRTFDEPPSALLLAGGGALDDELLRTVGESLRGARVVVGRANIGGVHGPRFAVASGLVHLYAEDRVATTART, from the coding sequence GTGAGTGTCGTGGCCGGTTGCGATGTCGGCAACCACACCACCGAGATCGTCCTCGCCCGCGTCGACGACGGCGGAGTGCAACCGCTGACCTACGGACAATCGCCGACCCGCGGGCGCAAGGGTTCGGTCGAGTCGCTCGAGGGGGCCGCGGCGCTGCTGCACCGGCTCGAGGTGGAGGCGCAGGTGCGGGTGGACGAGGTGGTGCTCGCGACGATTCGCCCGGTCGACACCGCGACCGCCCCGCTGGCGCCGGCGACGTCCCCACGGGCGCCGGTGCGCAGCCTGCGCCGCCCGGACGCCAGCACGCCGGCCGGCGCGGGCTACGGCGTCGGCAGGCATGTGCCGCTGGTCGACCTGACCGGACCGGTGCATTCCGAACCGGTGATCGTGTCCGTCAGCGCGGCAACGGATTTCGAGGTCGCGGCCCAGGCGGTCGCCGACGGGGTGGCCCGCGGCTGGAACATCGCGGGCGTGCTGGTCGCCCAGGACGATGCGGTGCTCATCCGCAACCGCATCCCGATCGACGTCCCCGTGGTCGACGAGGTGGACCTCGACGGTCTTCAGCGCGGTGCGCTCGTGGCCGTCGAGGTGGTCGCCGAGGGCCGGGCCTACCGCGCGATGGCCGACCCGATCGCGCTGTCCGCGGCGCTGCAGCTCGGCCACGACCGGCTGCATGACGTCGCCGAGTTCACCCGGGAGCTGGCCGACGCCCCGGCGATCGCCGTCACGGCCCGCACCACACCGCCCGACCCGCCCACGGTGGACGACGATTACGTCGCCTGCCGCGTCGGCGGTGAGATCGTCCGGTATGCGCCCGCCGCCGCGCACAGTGTGTTGCGGCTCGAGCCGCCGGGCAGCGCGGTCGAGATGCGGCTACGGGCGCTTCCGGCGGCGGCGGACGGGCTCGCGGTCGACGACGCGTTCTTCACCGACCTCGCCGCCATCGACAACGGTGCGTGGTTGCGCCGCGGTGTGGCGGACGCGCGCGGCACTGTCGTGGCGCTGCTGGCCGCCGACGCGCTGACCGACGCCGCCGCAACGCTTTCCGAGCTGAGCGGCCGGCCCGCCAGGACCTTGACCACCGAACCGGCGGCGGCCGCGCGCGGTGCGCACACCACGCCCGGATTGCCGCCCGGTGCGGTGGTGTGCGACATCGGCGGCGGCACGGTCGATCTCATCGGGCAGGGCCGCACGGTGACGGCGGCGGGCGCGGGCGAGACCATCACCACGGCGGTGTCCCGCGTGCTGGGCATCCCGCGCGCACTCGCCGAACGGGTCAAGCGGACACCGGCGCTGCGGGTCGAAGGCCCGCACGTCGCCCACGAGGAGGACGGCCGGCGGGTGTTCCTCGACAGTCCGGCGCCCGCCGACGCGATCGGCCGGTTGTGCACCCGCGGCAGCGCGGGTCTGGTGCCGTTCTCGCACCGCCTGGCCGCCGAGGAGTGGCGCAGCCTGCGGCTGGCGATCAAACAGGAGACCGTGGCGTCGAACATCGCGCGGTGCCTGCGGACGTTCGACGAACCGCCGAGCGCGCTGCTGCTCGCCGGTGGCGGCGCACTCGACGACGAACTGCTGCGCACGGTCGGTGAGTCGTTGCGCGGGGCGCGGGTCGTGGTGGGCCGGGCCAACATCGGCGGTGTGCACGGTCCGCGGTTCGCGGTGGCGTCCGGTCTGGTGCACCTGTACGCCGAGGACCGTGTGGCGACGACGGCGCGGACCTGA
- a CDS encoding lipoprotein LpqH, producing MKRGFLVSVGGAAIVIAGLAGCSSDSGSSESTTSAETSDTATASASAEATSAPGGAKVIIDGQEQAIQGTVACTSMGGNLNIAIGQATTGIGAVVTEADPPAVQSVGLGNVNGVTLGFQQGTGQGNAEVEKDDKTYNIKGNATGVDMANPLQPVTKPFEIEVTCP from the coding sequence GTGAAGCGTGGTTTCCTGGTGAGCGTGGGCGGCGCGGCGATCGTCATCGCCGGTCTGGCCGGCTGTTCGTCGGACAGTGGCTCGTCCGAGTCGACGACGTCCGCGGAGACGAGCGACACGGCCACCGCCAGCGCATCGGCCGAGGCCACCTCGGCCCCCGGTGGCGCGAAGGTGATCATCGACGGCCAGGAGCAGGCCATCCAGGGCACCGTCGCGTGCACCTCGATGGGCGGCAACCTCAACATCGCGATCGGCCAGGCCACCACCGGTATCGGCGCGGTGGTCACCGAAGCCGACCCGCCCGCGGTGCAGTCGGTCGGCCTGGGCAACGTCAACGGCGTGACGCTCGGCTTCCAGCAGGGCACCGGACAGGGCAACGCCGAGGTGGAGAAGGACGACAAGACCTACAACATCAAGGGCAACGCCACCGGCGTCGACATGGCCAACCCGCTGCAACCGGTGACCAAGCCGTTCGAGATCGAGGTCACCTGCCCGTAG
- a CDS encoding haloalkane dehalogenase has translation MRTLRTPEDRFANLAQFGYPAQYLEVDDGEGATLQVAWVEDGPADAGPVLMLHGEPSWSFLYRKMIPVLTAAGHRVICPDLVGFGRSDKPTEVADHTYARHVEWMRALAFDGLDLRRVTLVGQDWGGLIGLRLAAEHPDRFARIVVANTGLPTGDIPMPEIWWRFREAIQSAPSIDVGRFVQGGCRRPMSDEVRAGYDAPFPDDSYCAGPRAMPGLVPTTPDDPASAANRAAWETLTRSSTPMLVAFSDGDPITGAMAPVLQRSMRGAAGIDHPVIADAGHFLQEDAGEDLARAIVDFMARY, from the coding sequence ATGCGGACACTACGCACTCCTGAGGACCGCTTCGCGAACCTTGCCCAATTCGGCTATCCCGCACAGTATTTGGAGGTCGACGACGGGGAGGGCGCCACGTTGCAGGTGGCGTGGGTGGAGGACGGCCCCGCCGACGCCGGTCCGGTGCTGATGCTGCACGGGGAGCCGTCGTGGTCGTTCCTCTACCGGAAGATGATTCCCGTGCTGACCGCCGCGGGGCACCGGGTGATCTGTCCGGATCTGGTCGGCTTCGGCCGTTCGGACAAGCCCACCGAGGTCGCTGATCACACCTATGCCCGCCACGTCGAGTGGATGCGCGCGCTGGCGTTCGACGGCTTGGATCTACGGCGAGTGACCCTGGTCGGCCAGGACTGGGGCGGGTTGATCGGCCTGCGGCTGGCCGCAGAACACCCTGACCGCTTCGCCCGGATTGTCGTGGCCAACACCGGACTGCCGACGGGGGACATCCCGATGCCTGAGATCTGGTGGCGGTTTCGGGAGGCGATCCAGTCCGCGCCGAGCATCGACGTCGGTCGTTTCGTGCAGGGCGGATGCCGAAGGCCGATGTCCGACGAGGTGCGCGCCGGATATGACGCCCCATTCCCGGACGACTCCTACTGCGCCGGGCCCAGGGCGATGCCGGGGCTGGTGCCGACCACGCCCGACGACCCGGCGTCGGCGGCCAACCGGGCGGCGTGGGAGACGCTGACCCGCAGCTCGACGCCGATGCTCGTCGCATTCAGCGACGGCGATCCGATCACGGGTGCGATGGCCCCGGTCCTGCAGCGGTCGATGCGCGGCGCTGCCGGGATCGACCATCCGGTGATCGCCGACGCCGGACACTTCCTGCAAGAGGATGCCGGCGAGGATCTGGCGCGGGCGATCGTGGATTTCATGGCGCGGTACTGA
- the tgt gene encoding tRNA guanosine(34) transglycosylase Tgt — translation MGQQFFTVEARLPGQRGRVGVIHTPHGDIHTPAFIAVGTQATVKAVLPETMKELGAQAVLANAYHLYLQPGPDIVDAAGGLGAFMNWPGPTFTDSGGFQVMSLGVGFKKVLAMDANRVQTDDVIAKGKERLAHVDEDGVTFRSHLDGTTHRFTPEASIGIQHQLGADIIFAFDELTTLVNTRGYQEQSVQRTHEWAVRCLAEHRRLREERSHKPPQALFGVVQGAQYEDLRRRGARGLAELGFDGFGIGGALEKQNLATIVGWVTDELPEDKPRHLLGISEPDDLFAAVAAGADTFDCVSPSRVARNAAVYSATGRYNITGARYRRDFTPIDAECDCYTCAHYTRAYIRHLFKAKEMLASTLCTIHNERFVIRLVDQIRAAITAGEFDELRDHVLGRYYG, via the coding sequence GTGGGTCAGCAGTTCTTCACCGTCGAGGCCAGACTTCCCGGGCAACGCGGCCGGGTCGGCGTGATCCACACCCCGCACGGCGACATCCACACGCCGGCGTTCATCGCCGTCGGCACGCAGGCCACCGTCAAGGCGGTGCTCCCGGAGACGATGAAAGAGCTTGGCGCACAGGCGGTTCTTGCCAACGCCTACCACCTCTACCTGCAGCCCGGCCCCGATATCGTCGACGCCGCAGGCGGCCTCGGCGCGTTCATGAACTGGCCGGGCCCCACGTTCACCGACAGCGGCGGCTTCCAGGTGATGTCGCTGGGGGTGGGGTTCAAGAAGGTGCTCGCGATGGACGCCAACCGGGTGCAGACCGATGACGTCATCGCCAAGGGCAAGGAACGTCTGGCCCACGTCGACGAAGACGGTGTGACGTTCCGCTCACATCTCGACGGCACCACCCACCGGTTCACCCCGGAGGCGTCGATCGGCATCCAGCACCAACTGGGGGCCGACATCATCTTCGCGTTCGACGAGCTGACGACGCTGGTCAACACCCGCGGCTATCAGGAGCAGTCGGTGCAGCGCACGCATGAGTGGGCGGTGCGCTGCCTGGCCGAACATCGCCGCCTGCGCGAGGAGCGGTCGCACAAACCGCCGCAGGCGCTGTTCGGCGTCGTGCAGGGAGCTCAGTACGAGGACCTGCGCAGGCGGGGGGCCCGGGGGCTGGCGGAACTCGGTTTCGACGGGTTCGGCATCGGCGGCGCATTGGAGAAGCAGAACCTCGCCACCATCGTCGGCTGGGTGACCGATGAACTGCCGGAGGACAAACCGCGTCACCTGCTCGGGATCAGCGAGCCCGACGACCTGTTCGCCGCGGTGGCCGCCGGCGCCGACACCTTCGACTGCGTGTCGCCGTCGCGGGTCGCCCGCAATGCCGCGGTGTACTCGGCGACCGGGCGCTACAACATCACCGGGGCGCGCTACCGCCGTGACTTCACCCCGATCGACGCCGAGTGTGACTGCTACACCTGTGCGCACTACACCCGCGCCTACATCCGCCACCTGTTCAAGGCCAAGGAGATGCTGGCCTCGACGCTGTGCACGATCCACAACGAACGCTTCGTCATCCGCCTGGTCGACCAGATCCGCGCGGCGATCACTGCCGGTGAGTTCGACGAGCTTCGCGACCACGTGCTCGGCCGCTACTACGGCTGA
- a CDS encoding cytochrome P450 has product MTAMTTADTQTLLGRLLDPANRADPYPLYADLRAAGPLSLPSTNLVVFSSFADCDEVLRNPASASDRLKSSVAQREIAAGAVARPFGAPGFLFLDPPDHTRLRRLVSSAFVPRVVKALEPDIVALVDSLLDTVAAKGEFDAVADLAYPLPVAVICRLLGVPLEDEPQFSRASALLAQSLDPFIAVTGQSAQGFEQRLEAGLWLREYLRELIAGRRVEPRDDLISGLIAAEEAGDQLTEDEIVATCNLLLVAGHETTVNLIANAILAMLRRPGQWARLAADPQRASVVAEETLRYDPPVQLVVRIAAEDMTINGVTVPRGDSMLLLLAAAHRDPEAFDRPDEFDPDRPQIRHLGFGKGPHFCLGAPLARMEAAVALSAVTTRFPDARLATDPVYKSNLTLRGMETLSVAI; this is encoded by the coding sequence ATGACAGCCATGACCACCGCGGACACCCAGACGCTGCTCGGCAGGCTGCTCGACCCCGCCAACCGGGCCGACCCCTATCCGCTCTACGCCGATCTGCGTGCGGCCGGTCCGCTGTCGTTGCCGTCGACCAACCTGGTGGTGTTCTCCTCGTTCGCCGACTGCGACGAAGTGCTGCGGAACCCGGCCTCGGCCAGTGATCGGCTGAAGTCGAGCGTCGCGCAGCGCGAGATCGCCGCGGGCGCGGTCGCCCGCCCGTTCGGGGCCCCCGGATTCCTGTTCCTCGATCCGCCCGACCACACGCGGTTGCGCCGGCTGGTCAGTTCGGCGTTCGTGCCCCGGGTGGTCAAGGCGCTGGAGCCGGACATCGTGGCGCTGGTGGATTCGCTGCTCGACACGGTGGCGGCCAAGGGGGAGTTCGACGCCGTCGCCGACCTGGCCTATCCGCTGCCGGTGGCGGTGATCTGCCGTCTGCTCGGGGTCCCGCTCGAGGACGAACCGCAGTTCAGCCGCGCGTCGGCGTTGCTCGCCCAGTCACTCGACCCGTTCATCGCCGTCACCGGCCAGTCGGCGCAGGGGTTCGAGCAGCGGCTCGAGGCGGGGTTGTGGCTGCGCGAGTATCTGCGCGAACTGATCGCCGGACGGCGGGTCGAACCGCGCGACGATCTGATCTCCGGGCTGATCGCCGCCGAAGAGGCCGGTGACCAGCTGACCGAGGATGAGATCGTCGCGACCTGCAATCTGCTGTTGGTGGCCGGGCACGAGACGACGGTCAACCTGATCGCCAACGCGATCCTGGCGATGCTACGCCGGCCCGGTCAGTGGGCGCGGTTGGCGGCGGATCCGCAGCGGGCGTCGGTGGTTGCGGAGGAGACGCTGCGCTACGACCCGCCGGTGCAACTGGTGGTCCGGATCGCCGCCGAGGACATGACGATCAACGGTGTCACGGTGCCCCGGGGCGACAGCATGCTGCTGCTGTTGGCGGCGGCGCACCGCGACCCCGAGGCGTTCGACCGCCCCGACGAGTTCGACCCGGACCGGCCGCAGATCCGGCATCTCGGGTTCGGGAAGGGCCCGCACTTCTGCCTCGGGGCGCCGCTGGCCCGGATGGAGGCCGCCGTCGCGCTGTCGGCGGTGACGACGCGATTCCCCGACGCCCGGTTGGCGACGGATCCGGTCTACAAGTCCAACCTCACGCTGCGCGGTATGGAAACGCTTTCCGTCGCCATATAG
- a CDS encoding saccharopine dehydrogenase family protein, producing the protein MRILLVGAGGVGSAFCAIAARRDFFEQVVVCDYDADRARHAAEAVGDARFVSAQVDATSADAVAALVREHAITHVMNAVDPRFVMPIFNGALAGGADYLDMAMSLSHRHPEQPYELTGVKLGDEQFAAGEDWAAAGRLALVGIGVEPGLSDVFARYAADHLFSDIDELGTRDGSNLTVEGYDFAPSFSIWTTIEECLNPPVIWEADRGWFVTEPFSEPEVFDFPDGIGPVECVNVEHEEVLLMPRWVKCKRATFKYGLGTEFIDVLKTLHKLGLDRTEKVRVGSDKGQVEVSPRDVVAACLPNPATLGPKMRGKTCAGLWVTGTGKDGEPRSTYLYHVVDNEWSMAEYGHQCVVWQTAINPVVALELLANGTWSGTGVLGPEAFDAVPFLELLTAYGSPWGVKELN; encoded by the coding sequence ATGCGAATCCTGTTGGTGGGTGCCGGCGGCGTCGGGTCCGCGTTCTGCGCGATCGCCGCGCGGCGCGACTTCTTCGAGCAGGTCGTCGTCTGCGACTACGACGCCGACCGGGCGCGCCACGCCGCCGAGGCGGTCGGCGACGCGCGGTTCGTCTCCGCACAGGTCGACGCCACGTCGGCGGATGCGGTCGCGGCGCTGGTTCGCGAGCACGCGATCACCCACGTCATGAACGCCGTCGACCCGCGGTTCGTGATGCCCATCTTCAATGGCGCACTCGCCGGCGGCGCGGACTACCTCGACATGGCGATGAGCCTGTCGCACCGCCATCCCGAGCAGCCGTATGAGCTGACCGGCGTGAAACTCGGCGACGAACAGTTCGCGGCCGGAGAAGACTGGGCCGCCGCGGGGCGCCTGGCCCTCGTCGGCATCGGCGTGGAGCCGGGGCTGTCCGACGTGTTCGCCCGCTACGCCGCCGACCACCTGTTCTCCGACATCGACGAACTCGGCACCCGCGACGGGTCGAACCTGACCGTCGAGGGGTACGACTTCGCGCCGTCGTTCTCCATCTGGACGACGATCGAGGAGTGCCTGAACCCGCCGGTGATCTGGGAGGCCGACCGCGGCTGGTTCGTCACCGAACCGTTCAGCGAGCCGGAGGTGTTCGACTTCCCCGACGGTATCGGCCCGGTCGAGTGCGTGAACGTCGAGCACGAAGAGGTGCTGTTGATGCCGCGCTGGGTCAAATGTAAGCGCGCGACGTTCAAATACGGTCTGGGGACCGAGTTCATCGACGTGCTCAAGACGCTGCACAAGCTGGGGCTCGACCGCACCGAGAAGGTCCGCGTCGGCAGCGACAAGGGTCAGGTCGAGGTGTCCCCGCGCGACGTGGTCGCGGCGTGCCTTCCCAACCCGGCGACGCTCGGCCCGAAGATGCGCGGGAAGACGTGCGCGGGGCTGTGGGTCACCGGCACCGGCAAGGACGGCGAGCCGCGGTCGACGTACCTGTACCACGTCGTCGACAACGAGTGGTCGATGGCAGAGTACGGGCATCAGTGCGTGGTCTGGCAGACCGCGATCAATCCCGTTGTCGCGCTGGAACTCCTGGCCAACGGCACGTGGAGCGGAACCGGTGTTCTGGGGCCGGAGGCGTTCGACGCGGTGCCGTTCCTGGAACTGCTGACCGCCTACGGCTCACCGTGGGGCGTCAAGGAGCTCAACTGA
- a CDS encoding amino acid ABC transporter ATP-binding protein, producing MTEDRVVADGLYKAFGDNEVLKGVSFRVAAGSVTTIIGPSGSGKTTLLRALNALDVPDAGTVCIGDVSVDFAKPVSKDELRRYRMQSGFVFQSHNLFPHKTVLQNVTEGPIVVQKQPRQEAEAAAVQLLEQVGLAEKRDQYPYQLSGGQQQRVGIARALALRPKVVLFDEPTSALDPELVGEVLSVIKDLAVEGWTLVVVTHEIQFARQVSNQVLFTDRGVILEQGPPDAVIGDPKEERTRQFLQRILNPL from the coding sequence ATGACCGAAGATCGAGTGGTCGCCGACGGGCTGTACAAGGCCTTCGGCGACAACGAGGTACTCAAAGGGGTGTCGTTCCGGGTCGCGGCCGGGTCGGTGACCACGATCATCGGGCCGTCCGGCTCAGGGAAGACGACGCTGCTGCGCGCGCTCAACGCGCTCGACGTACCCGATGCCGGCACCGTGTGCATCGGCGATGTCAGCGTCGACTTCGCCAAGCCGGTGTCCAAGGACGAGCTGCGGCGCTACCGGATGCAGAGCGGGTTCGTCTTCCAGTCCCACAACCTGTTCCCGCACAAGACGGTGCTGCAGAACGTCACCGAGGGCCCGATTGTCGTGCAGAAGCAGCCGAGGCAGGAAGCCGAGGCGGCGGCGGTCCAACTGCTCGAACAGGTCGGGCTGGCCGAGAAACGCGACCAGTATCCGTATCAGCTCTCCGGGGGTCAGCAGCAGCGCGTCGGGATCGCCCGCGCGCTGGCGCTGCGGCCGAAGGTCGTGCTGTTCGACGAGCCGACCTCCGCGCTCGATCCCGAGCTGGTCGGCGAAGTGCTCTCTGTCATCAAGGATCTGGCGGTCGAGGGGTGGACGCTCGTCGTCGTCACCCACGAGATCCAGTTCGCGCGGCAGGTGTCCAACCAGGTGTTGTTCACCGACCGCGGCGTGATCCTCGAGCAGGGTCCGCCCGATGCGGTGATCGGCGACCCGAAGGAGGAGCGCACGCGTCAGTTCCTGCAGCGGATCCTCAACCCGCTCTGA